The following DNA comes from Hyphomicrobiales bacterium.
TCCCCGATAGGGTTAGTTCGGCCCACATCGGTTTGGCGGCAAAGCCGTGTTTTTCCTTGGCGCGGCGACCGTTCCACTGGAGAACAACGGCCGTCAGAGCCGCCAGCGCTCCTAGGATCCATGATACGGTCGGACCCAGTGTCCCGTTGATGCCGCCGAAAATCATGAAGTTCTGGTCCAGTGGGCCGATGGTCTGACCATCGGTCAGGAACCAACCGACATTGCGCCAGACAAGCAGGCCGCCAAGCGTCACGATAAAGGCGGGGATGGTGAGGTAGCCGATCATCCAGCCATGAAACGCGCCGATCAGAGTGCCGGCGAGCAGGCCAACCAGAATGGTGATTGGGGCGGTCAGCGGGTGGTTCAGGCCAAGACCGAGCAGATCCGGCAGAATCGCCGTTTGCGTCATCGCCATGATCGCCGAGCAGGTTGCCAGCAGCGCTCCGACGGAAAGATCGATGTGGCGGGTCACGATCACGAAGACCATGCCGCAGGCCATGATCGCAACCGACACCGTTTGGATCGTTAGATTGAAGATGTTGCGCGGCGTCAGAAACCGGCCATCCGTGAACAGGTCGAAACCGACGCAGAGCAAGACAAAAGCGCCCACCATGCCCAGCAGGCGCATATCGAGCTCTAGCTGCTGAAGGGGGTTTTTGCGGTGTGGTATGGGCTGATCGACTGTGTCGGTCATAGCTGGCCTCCAGCTGCCAGAGATTCCAAGAAAAATGCGCCCCGGTTTGGCGGGGCGCATCTTAAGGGTTTCAGCACTTCAGATCGTCAACCGATCAGTTGCACGGCGCCGGGCCGTCGGTGACGCCCTGGCAAAGCGCATCACGCTCGATCCAGCCAGCATCGACAACGACGGAAAGGTTTTCTGCCGTGATCGGCTGTGGTGCCAGGAACATGGAGGTCATGGTCGTCCCGCCGGGCGATGTCCACTCAACGGCGCCATCAACGGCATCCATCATCGTGCCACCAGCCAAAGCCACGGCGATTTCACCTGCCGCGCGGCCTAGGTCGCGAGCGTCTTTCCAAACCGAAACGGTCTGCGTGCCAAGCGCCACGCGGTTCAGCGCAGCGTGGTCGCCATCCTGTCCGGAGACCGGGATACCTTCCATGCCTTGAGCGGTAAGGGCAGCCACAACGCCACCGGCCGTGCCGTCATTGGAGGCCACAACAGCGTCCACACCATTGTCGGTTGCGGTCAGGATTTGCTCCATGTTGCGCTGTGCGTTGGCAGGCAGCCAGCCATCGGTGTAGGCCTCGCCGACGATTTCGATCGCGCCAGAGTCAATTGCATCCTGCAGCACTTCTTGCTGACCGCCGCGAAGGAAGTCGGCATTCGGATCGGTGGGCGAGCCCTTGATCATCACGTAGCGGCCTTCCGGCTGGGCTTCGAGAACCGCACGAGCCTGCATGCGGCCAACCTCGACATTGTCGAAGGTGAGATAGAAGGCACGTGGATCTTCAATCAGGCGGTCATAAGCCACAACTGGAATGCCTTCATCAGCAGCCGCCTGGACAGCCGGACCGATGGCCTGCGCATCCTGCGCCAAGATGATCAGCGCATCTACACCTTGAGCGATCAGGCTTTCAATGTCGGACAACTGTTTGGAAGCCGAAGACTGGGCGTCCGTGGAAACATATTCCGCGCCGGCGGCTTCAAGGGCAGCCACAATAGCCGCCTCGTCGGTTTTCCAGCGCTCTTCCTGAAAGTTCGACCAGCTCACGCCGACAGTCATTTGGGCGTAGGCGGTCGTGGCGAAAAAGGCGGCGAACAGCGTCGCGGCCATAAGTTTTAGAAATCTCATCGATGTCCTCCCGAGTTGGAACATGCGCGCCCTGTTGACCAGAGCATCATCATGTGACGGCACCGTATCATCATTTTTTTAATGCGCAAATTAAATGTTGAAATGCCCTGATTTTCACCTCTGAGGACGGTTGCCTAAGCGCAGGGCAACGGAAGCGGTCGATTTATTTTCCCAGGTGAATTATATGTGGTTTTGAGGAGGACCCTTTGGCCGAAACACTTCGCCTTTCCAGCAGTTCCGATCAGCGCGAGTCGACCCGTCACCAGGTGCTCGATGCCATCCGCAACGCCGGTCGCATCGCACGCACCGACATTGCCAAGCAGACGCAGGTTAGCCCGGCGACGGTCACGGCGATTACCTCTGAGTTGTTGGGCGCGGGATTAATTGAGGAAATTGAGCCTGACGCGGATCGCACAACGGTCAAACGCGGT
Coding sequences within:
- the xylF gene encoding D-xylose ABC transporter substrate-binding protein, with the protein product MRFLKLMAATLFAAFFATTAYAQMTVGVSWSNFQEERWKTDEAAIVAALEAAGAEYVSTDAQSSASKQLSDIESLIAQGVDALIILAQDAQAIGPAVQAAADEGIPVVAYDRLIEDPRAFYLTFDNVEVGRMQARAVLEAQPEGRYVMIKGSPTDPNADFLRGGQQEVLQDAIDSGAIEIVGEAYTDGWLPANAQRNMEQILTATDNGVDAVVASNDGTAGGVVAALTAQGMEGIPVSGQDGDHAALNRVALGTQTVSVWKDARDLGRAAGEIAVALAGGTMMDAVDGAVEWTSPGGTTMTSMFLAPQPITAENLSVVVDAGWIERDALCQGVTDGPAPCN
- a CDS encoding sugar ABC transporter permease codes for the protein MTDTVDQPIPHRKNPLQQLELDMRLLGMVGAFVLLCVGFDLFTDGRFLTPRNIFNLTIQTVSVAIMACGMVFVIVTRHIDLSVGALLATCSAIMAMTQTAILPDLLGLGLNHPLTAPITILVGLLAGTLIGAFHGWMIGYLTIPAFIVTLGGLLVWRNVGWFLTDGQTIGPLDQNFMIFGGINGTLGPTVSWILGALAALTAVVLQWNGRRAKEKHGFAAKPMWAELTLSGIIVGTIMGFIWILNSYQIPSARLRRMFEARGEVMPEGFTATYGLPISVLLLIAVAIGMTIIARRTRLGRYIFATGGNPDAAELSGINTRMLTVKVFALMGALTALSAVVASSRLANHTNDIGTLDELRVIAAAVIGGTALAGGVGTIFGAILGALIMQSLQSGMAMVGVDAPYQNIVVGAVLVFAVWIDIVYRKRAGIN